In Enterobacter cloacae, the following are encoded in one genomic region:
- a CDS encoding DNA primase, translated as MKMNVTETIRQACGHWPRILPALGVKVIKNRHQACPVCGGSDRFRFDDKEGRGTWFCNQCGAGDGLKLVEKVFGVKPSEAARKVNTVTSSLPLVAPEAMAAAGAETDADRQAAAALAVRLMEKTRTGTGNAYLTRKGFPGHECVMLTTTHKTGGVTYRAGDVVVPLHDDSGALVNLQLINAEGLKRTLKGGQVKGACHTIEGQKQAGKRLWIAEGYATALTVHHLTGETVMVALSSVNLLSLASLARQKHPACQIVLAADRDLNGDGQTRAAAAAQACEGTVALPPVFGDWNDAFMQKGGEATRKTIYDAIRPAGESPFSTMSEAEFTAMSTSEKAMRVHEHYGEALAVDANGQLLSRYEAGIWKIIPPSDFARDVAGLFQRLRAPFSSGKIASVVDTLKLIIPQQDAPARRLIGFRNGVLDTSTGVFSPHSKTHWLRTLCDVDFTPPVKGETLEAHAPNFWRWLDRAAGSRADKRDVILAALFMVLANRYDWQLFLEVTGPGGSGKSILAEIATMLAGEDNATSATIETLESPRERAALIGFSLIRLPDQEKWSGDGAGLKAITGGDAVSVDPKYRDAYSTHIPAVILAVNNNPMRFTDRSGGVSRRRVIIHFPEQIAPEERDPQLKDKIARELAVIVRQLMQKFSDPMTARTLLQSQQNSDEALSIKRDSDPTFDFCGYLEALPEPDGMYMGNANIIPKQPRLYLYHAYLVYMEAHGYKNTLSLTMFGKGLSAMLKEYGLNYGKRRTNQGMQTNLALRDESNADWLPRCDETTAL; from the coding sequence ATGAAAATGAACGTAACGGAAACCATCAGACAGGCGTGCGGCCACTGGCCGCGCATTCTCCCGGCGCTGGGGGTGAAGGTGATTAAAAACCGGCATCAGGCCTGCCCGGTGTGCGGCGGCTCTGACCGGTTCCGCTTTGACGATAAAGAGGGGCGCGGGACGTGGTTCTGCAACCAGTGCGGCGCGGGTGACGGACTTAAGCTGGTTGAGAAGGTGTTCGGCGTAAAACCGTCTGAGGCCGCCCGGAAAGTGAATACCGTGACCAGCAGTCTGCCGCTGGTTGCCCCGGAGGCGATGGCGGCCGCAGGGGCTGAAACCGATGCTGACCGCCAGGCGGCCGCCGCGCTGGCCGTCAGGCTCATGGAGAAAACCCGCACAGGAACCGGCAACGCCTATCTGACCCGTAAGGGCTTCCCCGGTCACGAGTGCGTAATGCTGACGACCACGCATAAAACCGGCGGCGTGACGTACCGCGCCGGTGATGTGGTTGTCCCGCTGCATGACGATTCCGGCGCGCTGGTTAACCTGCAGCTCATTAATGCTGAGGGTCTCAAACGCACCCTGAAAGGCGGACAGGTAAAAGGGGCATGCCACACCATCGAAGGGCAGAAACAGGCAGGAAAACGTCTGTGGATAGCAGAGGGCTATGCGACCGCACTCACCGTGCATCACCTGACCGGTGAAACCGTCATGGTGGCGCTGTCGTCGGTGAACCTCCTTTCTCTGGCGAGCCTTGCCCGGCAAAAGCACCCGGCCTGTCAGATTGTCCTCGCCGCCGACCGCGACCTTAATGGCGACGGTCAGACCAGAGCCGCAGCGGCCGCACAGGCCTGTGAGGGCACGGTTGCCCTCCCGCCGGTATTCGGTGACTGGAATGATGCGTTTATGCAGAAAGGGGGGGAGGCCACACGTAAAACGATTTATGACGCCATCCGGCCAGCGGGTGAAAGCCCTTTCAGCACCATGAGCGAGGCAGAATTTACCGCCATGAGCACCAGTGAAAAGGCGATGCGGGTACATGAGCATTACGGCGAAGCGCTGGCCGTGGATGCAAACGGCCAGCTCCTGTCTCGCTATGAGGCCGGGATATGGAAAATTATTCCGCCGTCGGACTTTGCCCGCGACGTGGCAGGACTTTTCCAGCGCCTGCGCGCCCCGTTCTCATCCGGGAAAATCGCCTCGGTGGTCGACACCCTGAAACTGATTATTCCCCAGCAGGATGCCCCGGCGCGTCGCCTGATTGGCTTTCGCAACGGCGTACTCGATACCAGTACCGGCGTGTTCAGTCCGCACAGCAAAACACACTGGCTGCGAACACTCTGTGATGTGGATTTTACCCCGCCGGTGAAGGGGGAAACACTGGAAGCCCATGCGCCGAACTTCTGGCGCTGGCTCGACCGCGCAGCCGGTTCACGCGCTGACAAGCGTGACGTGATACTTGCCGCGCTGTTTATGGTGCTGGCGAACCGCTATGACTGGCAGCTCTTTCTCGAAGTCACCGGCCCCGGTGGCAGCGGGAAAAGTATTCTGGCCGAAATCGCGACGATGCTGGCCGGGGAAGATAACGCCACGTCGGCCACCATCGAGACGCTGGAATCACCACGCGAACGTGCGGCGCTGATTGGCTTTTCGCTGATACGCCTGCCTGACCAGGAGAAATGGAGCGGGGACGGTGCAGGCCTTAAGGCCATCACCGGCGGCGATGCCGTGTCGGTTGACCCGAAATACCGCGATGCGTATTCAACGCATATCCCGGCGGTGATTCTGGCCGTGAACAATAACCCCATGCGCTTCACCGACCGCAGCGGCGGCGTTTCCCGTCGCCGGGTGATTATCCATTTCCCGGAGCAAATCGCTCCGGAAGAGCGCGACCCGCAGCTTAAGGATAAAATCGCCCGTGAGCTGGCCGTCATTGTGCGTCAGCTTATGCAGAAATTCAGCGACCCGATGACGGCGCGCACGTTGCTGCAGTCACAGCAGAACTCCGACGAGGCGCTCAGCATCAAACGCGATTCAGACCCGACATTTGATTTTTGTGGCTACCTTGAAGCGCTGCCCGAGCCTGACGGTATGTATATGGGCAATGCGAACATCATTCCGAAACAACCGCGCCTGTATCTGTATCACGCCTATCTGGTTTATATGGAGGCGCACGGCTACAAGAACACGCTCAGCCTCACCATGTTCGGCAAAGGGCTGTCGGCCATGCTGAAGGAGTACGGGCTGAATTACGGCAAGCGGCGAACGAATCAGGGGATGCAGACCAATCTCGCGCTCAGGGACGAAAGCAACGCCGACTGGCTGCCCCGGTGTGACGAAACCACAGCCCTGTAA
- the clpP gene encoding ATP-dependent Clp protease proteolytic subunit, producing the protein MHYTLKDSDDKGKAEGTHGAGALQQKLLESRSIVISGEINQELAEKVITQMILLQSVSNDPIKLYINSQGGHVEAGDTIHDFIKFIRPDVHVIGTGWVASAGITIFLAAKKEHRYSLPNTRFMIHQPLGGVRGQATDIEIEAREIIRMLDRVNKLIADATGQPLEKVKKDTDRNFWMSPAEALDYGIVGKMITHYDELKLD; encoded by the coding sequence ATGCACTACACACTGAAAGACAGCGACGATAAAGGTAAAGCGGAAGGGACACACGGCGCGGGCGCTCTGCAGCAAAAACTGCTGGAATCCCGTTCGATTGTGATCTCCGGTGAGATCAACCAGGAGCTGGCTGAGAAAGTCATCACCCAGATGATCCTGCTGCAAAGCGTAAGCAATGACCCGATCAAGCTGTACATCAACAGCCAGGGCGGCCACGTGGAAGCGGGCGACACCATCCACGACTTCATCAAGTTTATTCGCCCGGATGTACACGTCATCGGTACCGGTTGGGTGGCAAGCGCCGGGATCACCATCTTCCTGGCAGCGAAAAAAGAGCACCGCTACTCCCTGCCAAATACCCGCTTTATGATCCACCAGCCGCTGGGCGGCGTGCGTGGTCAGGCGACGGATATCGAAATTGAAGCGCGCGAGATCATCCGCATGCTGGATCGCGTAAACAAGCTGATTGCTGACGCCACCGGCCAGCCGCTGGAAAAAGTGAAAAAAGATACCGACCGCAACTTCTGGATGTCTCCGGCAGAAGCGCTGGACTACGGCATCGTGGGCAAGATGATTACCCATTATGACGAGCTGAAGCTCGACTAA
- the fosA gene encoding fosfomycin resistance glutathione transferase FosA (similar to AA sequence:Bacterial Antimicrobial Resistance Reference Gene Database (PRJNA313047):fosA:NG050405:1frame), producing MLQSLNHLTLAVSDLQKSVTFWHELLGLTLHACWDTGAYLTCGDLWLCLSYDEVRRYVPPQESDYTHYAFTVAKDDFALLSRRLEQAGVTVWKQNKSEGASFYFLDPDGHKLELHVGNLAARLAACREKPYAGMVFYPQKGS from the coding sequence ATGCTGCAATCTCTCAACCATCTGACCCTCGCGGTCAGCGACCTGCAAAAAAGTGTCACCTTCTGGCACGAGCTGCTGGGCTTAACCCTTCATGCTTGCTGGGATACCGGGGCGTATCTCACCTGCGGCGATCTCTGGCTGTGCCTGTCATACGATGAGGTGCGCCGTTACGTGCCGCCGCAGGAGAGCGACTATACCCATTACGCGTTTACCGTTGCGAAGGACGATTTTGCGCTGCTCTCGCGCAGGCTGGAGCAGGCGGGTGTCACCGTCTGGAAGCAGAACAAAAGTGAGGGAGCATCGTTCTATTTTCTCGACCCGGACGGGCACAAGCTGGAGCTGCATGTCGGCAATCTTGCCGCGCGGCTGGCTGCGTGTCGGGAGAAACCGTATGCGGGGATGGTCTTTTATCCGCAGAAGGGATCCTGA
- a CDS encoding toxin HipA, giving the protein MTMIGVYADWDGLHGPRRIGSLHSRRTRARELFEFQYDPQALADPQLNFLQLDPEIGLFAGAQYPTAPRDKFGMFGDSSPDRWGRMLMKRRLERDIREGIRADGTQLYESDYLLGVHDLYRVGALRYRLEDEGEFLDNRIDIAAPPFTEIAALERASRALEDDPDNRSLMGQEWLRMLIAPGGSLGGARPKASVADDNGHLYIAKFPSTRDEYDVGGWEMVVNALAVGCGLNVAAAEARKFASDHHCFMVRRFDRTDAGHRLHFASAMTLTRHQDGEDASTGVSYLELADVLIRHGAQTHSDLRELWSRIVFNILVSNTDDHLRNHGFILVPGRGWRLSEAYDMNPVPRADGLKLNITEADNALDLELAREVAEYFRINLEQADEIIADFRGIVSQWRTIAERLALPFREQEQMADAFRLADR; this is encoded by the coding sequence ATGACAATGATCGGCGTGTATGCAGACTGGGACGGACTGCATGGCCCCAGACGGATTGGATCCCTGCATAGCCGCAGGACCCGTGCACGAGAATTATTTGAATTTCAGTACGATCCACAGGCACTGGCCGACCCTCAGCTAAATTTCCTGCAGCTTGACCCGGAAATTGGTTTGTTTGCGGGTGCTCAATACCCAACGGCACCGCGAGATAAATTCGGTATGTTCGGTGACTCCAGCCCGGATCGCTGGGGACGGATGTTAATGAAACGACGCCTGGAACGGGATATCCGTGAAGGGATCAGGGCTGATGGCACACAGCTGTACGAGTCCGATTATTTGCTGGGCGTACACGATCTTTATCGGGTTGGCGCTTTGCGTTATCGGCTGGAAGACGAAGGTGAATTTCTCGATAACCGAATCGACATAGCTGCCCCGCCTTTCACCGAAATTGCTGCATTAGAAAGAGCAAGTCGGGCACTGGAAGACGATCCAGATAACCGCTCACTCATGGGCCAGGAATGGCTAAGGATGCTGATTGCGCCAGGTGGCTCCCTGGGTGGTGCCCGCCCAAAAGCCAGCGTGGCGGATGATAATGGACATCTTTATATCGCTAAATTTCCCAGCACCAGAGATGAGTATGATGTTGGCGGCTGGGAGATGGTCGTTAATGCGCTTGCCGTCGGTTGTGGGCTCAACGTGGCCGCCGCCGAAGCACGTAAATTTGCCAGCGATCATCACTGTTTCATGGTGCGTCGTTTCGACCGGACCGACGCTGGCCATCGTCTTCATTTCGCCTCAGCCATGACGCTGACGAGACATCAGGATGGCGAGGATGCCTCAACAGGTGTCAGCTATCTTGAACTCGCTGATGTTCTGATAAGGCACGGCGCACAGACCCATTCTGACCTGCGCGAACTCTGGTCGCGGATCGTTTTTAATATTCTGGTATCCAATACCGATGATCACCTGCGCAACCACGGGTTTATTCTGGTCCCCGGCAGAGGCTGGCGGCTCTCTGAAGCCTACGATATGAACCCGGTCCCCCGAGCAGACGGTCTGAAGCTAAATATTACAGAGGCGGACAATGCACTTGATCTGGAGTTAGCACGGGAAGTCGCTGAATACTTCCGTATTAATCTGGAGCAAGCGGATGAAATTATTGCCGATTTCCGAGGAATAGTCAGTCAGTGGCGAACGATTGCGGAGAGGCTTGCTCTGCCATTTCGCGAGCAGGAGCAGATGGCGGATGCATTCAGGCTTGCAGACCGGTAA
- a CDS encoding restriction endonuclease codes for MASSKTLEQAIADITIWRKGEQRAPHKPLLLLYVLANYQQGHVRLFDYGTEVHEQLLSLLERFGPQRKAHYPNMPFWRLRGDGFWELQNTEFCSTTGSKQPPVKELVEHNVAGGFDEEHYALLSKNKKLIGSLAQQILEAHFPESIQEEIADEMGFDIQQIRKVRDPLFRQQVLRAYNYECAICGFNMRHDNASVALEAAHIKWKQFGGPCEIPNGLALCAIHHKAFDKGSIGLDDSMRVLVSEAVNGGGIVGRLFWDFAGKQIALPMAKGNYPKEGFVEWHRREVFRG; via the coding sequence ATGGCTTCCAGCAAAACTCTCGAACAGGCAATTGCCGACATCACCATCTGGCGCAAAGGCGAACAACGTGCGCCACATAAGCCTTTATTGCTTCTGTACGTGCTGGCGAACTACCAGCAGGGGCATGTGCGTTTGTTTGATTATGGTACCGAGGTGCATGAGCAATTGCTTAGCCTGTTAGAACGCTTTGGTCCGCAGAGGAAGGCGCATTACCCGAATATGCCCTTCTGGCGGCTCAGGGGGGATGGATTTTGGGAACTTCAGAATACTGAGTTCTGTTCAACCACTGGCAGCAAACAGCCGCCTGTTAAAGAGCTTGTGGAACATAACGTCGCAGGCGGTTTTGATGAAGAACACTATGCGCTGTTGAGTAAGAACAAGAAGCTGATCGGCTCACTCGCGCAGCAGATCCTCGAAGCGCATTTTCCGGAAAGCATTCAGGAAGAGATCGCGGATGAGATGGGGTTTGATATCCAGCAGATCCGCAAGGTTCGCGATCCGTTATTCCGACAGCAGGTGCTGCGTGCTTATAACTATGAATGTGCGATCTGCGGATTCAACATGCGACATGATAACGCCTCCGTTGCGCTCGAAGCCGCACATATCAAGTGGAAGCAATTCGGCGGGCCGTGTGAAATCCCGAACGGGCTGGCACTGTGTGCGATTCATCATAAGGCATTTGATAAGGGGTCGATTGGGCTGGACGACAGTATGCGGGTGCTGGTCTCTGAGGCGGTAAATGGGGGAGGGATTGTTGGGCGGTTGTTCTGGGATTTTGCCGGGAAACAGATTGCACTACCAATGGCGAAAGGGAATTATCCAAAGGAAGGGTTTGTGGAGTGGCATCGGAGGGAGGTGTTTAGGGGGTGA
- a CDS encoding tryptophan--tRNA ligase, with translation MNTPTTILTGDRPTGPLHLGHYVGSLRQRVALQQTHNQFVLIADLQGLTDNGSNPQKIRDNIPEVLADYLAAGIDPNLTTICLQSALPALAELTMLYMNIVTVARVERNPTVKNEIAQKGFARSLPVGFMAYPISQAADITAFKAGCVPVGDDQLPMIEQTNEIVHKMNSLLPAPVLHHCKAMLSDTSRLPGIDGSAKMSKSLGNTLHLSASEETIHRAVSAMYTDPNHLKVSDPGQIEGNVVFTYLDAFHPDKANVAAMKAHYQAGGLGDRVCKNELEMCLQELIAPMRERRAMYMQDKGELMAMLKRGTERAQGVTQGTLREVKMGLGVPVF, from the coding sequence ATGAACACCCCAACCACTATCCTCACCGGCGACCGTCCGACTGGCCCACTGCATCTTGGTCACTACGTCGGTTCCCTGCGCCAGCGCGTGGCGCTGCAACAGACGCACAATCAGTTTGTGTTGATTGCCGACCTGCAAGGGCTGACCGACAACGGCAGTAACCCGCAAAAAATTCGCGACAACATCCCCGAAGTGCTGGCCGACTATCTCGCCGCCGGTATCGACCCGAACCTGACCACAATCTGCCTGCAGTCTGCCCTGCCCGCCCTCGCCGAGCTGACGATGCTGTATATGAACATCGTCACCGTCGCCCGCGTGGAGCGTAACCCGACGGTGAAAAACGAGATTGCGCAGAAAGGCTTCGCCCGCTCGCTGCCGGTCGGGTTTATGGCCTACCCCATCAGCCAGGCGGCGGACATCACCGCGTTCAAAGCCGGGTGCGTGCCCGTCGGCGACGATCAGTTGCCGATGATTGAGCAGACCAACGAGATTGTACACAAGATGAACAGCCTGCTCCCCGCCCCGGTGCTGCACCACTGCAAGGCGATGCTGAGCGACACCAGTCGCCTGCCGGGTATCGACGGCAGCGCCAAGATGTCGAAATCGCTGGGCAACACGCTGCACCTCTCCGCAAGCGAAGAGACCATCCACCGCGCGGTGAGCGCCATGTACACCGACCCGAATCACCTGAAGGTAAGCGACCCGGGGCAAATTGAGGGGAACGTGGTGTTTACGTATCTCGACGCGTTCCACCCGGACAAAGCCAACGTGGCGGCAATGAAGGCGCACTATCAGGCAGGCGGACTGGGAGACCGGGTGTGTAAGAACGAGCTGGAGATGTGTTTGCAGGAGCTGATTGCGCCGATGCGGGAACGACGGGCGATGTATATGCAGGACAAAGGGGAGCTGATGGCGATGCTGAAACGCGGAACAGAACGGGCACAGGGGGTGACGCAGGGGACGTTAAGGGAAGTGAAAATGGGGCTGGGGGTGCCGGTGTTTTGA
- a CDS encoding 50S ribosomal protein L16 arginine hydroxylase: MAYQLNLNWPEFLEKYWQKQPVVLKNAFPNFVDPITPDELAGLAMEPEVDSRLVSHFNGKWQASNGPFEHFDGLGETGWSLLAQAVNHWHMPAAELVRPFRVLPDWRLDDLMISFSVPGGGVGPHIDQYDVFIIQGMGSRRWRVGDKLPMRQFCPHPALLHVDPFEPIIDEDLEPGDILYIPPGFPHDGFTHETALNYSVGFRGPNGRDLISSFADYALENDLGGEHYSDPDLTCREHPGRIEQYELDRIRQMMIDMIRKPDDFTKWFGSFVSTPRHELDIATAEPPYAPEEVLDALQGGETLTRLSGLRVLNIGGSFFINSEQLETVDAKAADALCRYTELGQTELGDALNNPAFVEELTGLINQGYWFFEE; this comes from the coding sequence ATGGCGTATCAACTGAACCTGAACTGGCCGGAATTTCTTGAAAAATACTGGCAGAAACAACCTGTTGTGCTGAAAAATGCCTTCCCGAATTTTGTCGATCCGATTACCCCGGACGAGCTGGCCGGTCTGGCGATGGAGCCGGAAGTCGATAGCCGTCTGGTGAGCCATTTCAACGGCAAGTGGCAGGCCAGCAATGGGCCATTTGAGCATTTTGACGGGCTTGGCGAGACCGGCTGGTCGCTGCTGGCGCAGGCGGTGAACCACTGGCATATGCCGGCGGCTGAGCTGGTACGTCCGTTCCGCGTGCTGCCGGACTGGCGTCTCGATGACCTGATGATCTCCTTCTCTGTCCCTGGCGGCGGCGTGGGTCCGCACATCGATCAGTACGATGTGTTTATCATTCAGGGGATGGGAAGCCGCCGCTGGCGCGTAGGAGACAAACTGCCGATGCGTCAGTTCTGTCCACACCCGGCGTTGCTGCATGTTGACCCGTTTGAGCCGATCATCGACGAAGATCTGGAGCCGGGCGATATCCTCTACATTCCACCTGGATTCCCGCACGACGGCTTTACCCATGAAACCGCGCTGAACTACTCCGTCGGTTTCCGTGGGCCAAACGGCCGCGATCTGATCAGCAGCTTTGCTGATTACGCGCTGGAAAACGATCTGGGCGGCGAGCATTACAGCGATCCGGATCTCACCTGCCGTGAACACCCAGGCCGTATTGAACAGTACGAACTTGATCGTATTCGCCAGATGATGATCGACATGATCAGAAAACCGGACGATTTCACAAAATGGTTCGGCAGCTTTGTCTCTACGCCGCGTCATGAGCTGGATATCGCCACCGCCGAACCGCCGTATGCACCGGAAGAGGTGCTGGATGCGCTGCAGGGCGGAGAAACCCTGACTCGCCTGAGTGGTCTGCGCGTGCTGAATATTGGCGGCAGCTTCTTTATCAACAGTGAACAGCTGGAAACGGTTGATGCGAAAGCGGCGGATGCGCTGTGTCGCTACACCGAACTCGGCCAGACCGAGCTGGGCGATGCCCTGAATAACCCGGCGTTTGTTGAAGAGCTGACCGGGCTGATTAACCAGGGTTACTGGTTCTTCGAAGAGTAA